The following proteins are encoded in a genomic region of Tenacibaculum sp. 190524A05c:
- a CDS encoding helix-turn-helix domain-containing protein — MIITIDKIEDGHKLIGVPAPKHPLVSLVNLRDISKLPEGTDIKFMLNMYMISLKDGISCSLNYGRNSYDFSKGTMVFSKPNQVLSSEDETIENDAKGWILFFHPDLIRKSSLGQTINEYSFFDYEIHEALHISEEEQETITDIVKKIEKEYQQNIDKHSQKLIISNIELLLDYCNRFYDRQFYVRTNLNQDHISEFELLLKNYFSSEKPYELGVPSVKYCGEQLNMSPNYLSDVLKKETGKSAKDHIQGFIVNQAKNQLLGSTNSVSEIAYNLGFEYPQHFSKLFKKRTGITPAKFRSLN, encoded by the coding sequence ATGATTATCACTATAGATAAAATAGAAGACGGACATAAATTAATTGGAGTTCCAGCTCCAAAACATCCTTTAGTTTCTTTAGTTAACCTGAGAGACATATCGAAGTTACCAGAAGGAACCGATATTAAATTTATGCTCAACATGTATATGATTTCATTGAAAGATGGAATCTCTTGTTCTTTAAATTATGGTAGAAATTCGTACGACTTTTCAAAAGGAACTATGGTATTTTCCAAACCTAACCAGGTTTTATCTTCAGAAGATGAAACTATTGAAAATGATGCAAAAGGTTGGATTTTATTCTTTCATCCTGACTTAATCAGAAAATCATCTTTAGGTCAAACCATTAATGAATACTCATTTTTTGATTACGAAATTCATGAAGCGCTTCACATTTCAGAAGAAGAGCAAGAAACCATAACTGACATTGTAAAGAAGATAGAAAAGGAATATCAACAAAATATTGATAAACACAGTCAGAAGTTAATCATTTCGAATATCGAACTATTATTAGATTATTGCAATCGATTTTATGATCGACAATTTTATGTTCGAACAAACCTGAATCAAGATCATATCTCAGAATTTGAATTATTGCTAAAGAATTATTTTTCTTCTGAAAAACCTTACGAGCTTGGAGTTCCTTCAGTAAAATATTGTGGAGAACAATTAAACATGTCCCCAAATTATTTAAGTGATGTATTAAAAAAGGAAACCGGCAAAAGTGCTAAGGATCATATTCAAGGATTTATCGTAAATCAAGCTAAAAACCAGCTTTTAGGAAGTACCAATTCCGTGAGTGAAATTGCCTATAATTTAGGTTTTGAATACCCCCAACATTTTAGTAAACTATTTAAGAAAAGAACAGGTATAACTCCTGCAAAATTTAGGTCATTGAACTAA
- a CDS encoding metallophosphoesterase, with translation MRKLYVICITILCLYGCATYNAQYASKNYAHTTTTKNPVHSFYLIGDAGNAKMNESVVFLEYFQKEIDKADKNSTTLFLGDNVYPYGIYPKDHKDYELVKHRLKIQTDAVKNNAGRTIFIPGNHDWYNGVDGLKRQEKLVEKALGKNTFLPENGCGLDKVDINDNLTLIIIDSEWYITNWDKEPKINDNCDIKTRERFIEELWSLFKKNRYKNVVVALHHPLYSNGSHGGSYSIKDHMSPIPILGTLKNMLRSHAGIQTDNFHQQYQDFVRQIETIANDFKNNIVFVSGHDHNLQYLENNGFKQVVSGAGSKQSAALAGYGADFTYGNYGYAKLNFYNDGSAIIEYYSANDEDKNKLLFSKQIIDPIKRETNFDFSEFEKHKKEVTTSLYTKEAVDVTGFHKFMWGDLNREKYGKEITVPVLELDKMFGGLKPIRRGGGNQTNSLRLENPDGKQYVLRSMYKDGSRIMGGVLKGTFLVDVVQDIFTMSHPYAAFVIPDMAEAVEIYHTNPKLYYMPKQPSLGMYNDVFGGGMYLLEERPAGNRDDVASFGNSTKIISTYDVLEKIRKNGKHTIDQNFTVRSRLFDMVIGDWDRHEDQWRFASFKTDNGKTYYRPIPRDRDQPFSKFDGILIPLLKLNTPLIKNMQSMDYDIKDMKWYNNYPRFFDAEFLNQLTLKDWLKEAEHIQNKLTDEVIENAIKQFPKSVYDIDGEELIAKIKSRRDKLKEFASKYYKKQAKKVQVVGTDKDDKFIIKRLNDNETSIEIFRKDNKIFSRIFLTDETDEVQLYGLNGDDEFYISGDVDDSILIRLIGGQNHDVYEDSSSVSGWSKKTKVYDYLSKKNTVKGGKELHDLREDNYFKNTYNHRDIENNTTLIFPSLGFNPDDGFFFGVNATHTRYGFKKRPFDNRHNITANFYSATSGFDINYTGEFAEFIGNWMLELKARATSSNYAFNFFGFGNKTVFPEATDLDFYRVKREEFTFLPSLVRQFNWGSTLKFTGTFEAIKVENTPGRNITNFTNGVTNIFDRNYFVGGEVNFNHNRTDNNSFPTKGMNFDLIMGAKMNAENTDRHFGYLRTSLAIYQNLVSNRSLVFASEIGSHLNFKNRFEIYHAASLGGNRSLRGYNNQRFTGSESFYHSNDLRLRLGSIKAFIPMRVGITGGFDYGKVWSPFAPTNSESWNSSYGGSFWLSGLDMFTMNLAMFNGNDGGRFTFSVGFNF, from the coding sequence ATGAGAAAACTTTACGTTATCTGTATAACAATTCTTTGTTTATACGGGTGTGCTACCTATAATGCACAATACGCTTCAAAGAATTACGCTCACACTACAACTACTAAAAACCCAGTACATTCCTTTTATTTAATTGGTGATGCTGGTAATGCCAAAATGAACGAGAGTGTAGTTTTTTTAGAATACTTTCAAAAAGAAATTGATAAAGCGGATAAAAATAGTACAACACTTTTCTTAGGTGATAATGTATATCCATATGGTATTTATCCTAAAGATCATAAAGACTATGAATTGGTGAAACATCGACTTAAAATTCAAACCGATGCCGTAAAAAACAATGCAGGAAGAACAATTTTTATTCCTGGAAATCATGATTGGTATAATGGAGTTGATGGGCTAAAAAGACAAGAAAAATTAGTTGAAAAGGCTCTAGGTAAAAATACTTTTTTACCTGAAAACGGATGTGGATTGGATAAAGTTGATATTAATGATAATCTTACATTAATAATTATAGATAGTGAATGGTATATTACAAATTGGGATAAAGAACCTAAAATTAATGATAATTGTGATATTAAAACCAGAGAACGTTTTATAGAAGAACTTTGGAGCTTATTCAAAAAGAATAGGTATAAAAACGTAGTTGTTGCATTGCATCATCCGTTATACTCAAACGGTTCGCATGGTGGAAGTTACTCTATAAAAGATCATATGAGTCCTATTCCTATTTTAGGAACTTTAAAAAACATGTTAAGATCTCATGCTGGAATTCAAACGGATAACTTTCATCAACAGTATCAAGACTTTGTTCGTCAAATTGAAACTATAGCTAACGATTTTAAAAACAACATTGTTTTTGTAAGTGGACACGATCATAACTTACAATACTTAGAAAATAATGGATTCAAACAAGTGGTAAGTGGAGCTGGTTCAAAACAATCAGCTGCTTTAGCAGGTTATGGAGCTGACTTTACTTATGGTAATTATGGTTACGCTAAACTAAATTTTTATAATGATGGTTCAGCTATTATAGAATATTATTCTGCCAATGATGAGGATAAAAACAAACTACTGTTTAGCAAACAAATTATAGATCCTATAAAAAGAGAAACAAACTTCGATTTTTCCGAATTCGAAAAACATAAAAAAGAAGTAACTACTTCATTATATACCAAAGAAGCAGTTGATGTTACTGGATTTCATAAATTCATGTGGGGAGATTTAAACCGTGAGAAATATGGGAAAGAAATTACTGTTCCTGTTTTAGAATTAGATAAAATGTTTGGTGGTTTAAAACCGATTCGACGTGGAGGAGGAAATCAAACCAATTCATTGCGTTTAGAGAATCCTGATGGAAAACAATACGTACTTCGTTCTATGTATAAGGATGGAAGTAGAATTATGGGTGGAGTTTTAAAAGGAACTTTTTTAGTTGATGTTGTTCAAGATATTTTTACCATGTCACATCCATATGCTGCTTTTGTGATTCCAGATATGGCAGAAGCCGTTGAAATTTATCATACAAATCCGAAATTATATTACATGCCTAAACAACCTTCTTTAGGAATGTATAATGATGTTTTTGGAGGTGGAATGTACCTTTTAGAAGAACGACCTGCTGGCAATAGAGATGATGTAGCTTCTTTTGGTAACTCAACTAAAATTATCAGTACTTATGATGTTCTCGAGAAAATTCGAAAAAACGGAAAACATACAATTGATCAAAATTTCACTGTTCGTTCACGACTGTTTGATATGGTAATTGGAGATTGGGATCGTCATGAAGATCAATGGCGTTTTGCTTCATTTAAAACCGATAATGGAAAGACGTATTACAGACCAATTCCGAGAGATAGAGATCAACCATTCTCTAAATTTGATGGTATTTTAATTCCGTTGTTAAAACTGAATACTCCACTGATTAAAAACATGCAATCGATGGATTATGATATCAAAGACATGAAATGGTACAATAATTATCCTCGTTTCTTTGATGCTGAATTCCTAAACCAACTTACTTTAAAAGATTGGTTAAAAGAAGCTGAACATATTCAAAACAAACTTACTGACGAAGTAATTGAAAATGCAATAAAACAATTTCCTAAAAGTGTTTATGATATAGATGGAGAGGAATTGATTGCTAAGATTAAATCAAGAAGAGATAAGCTGAAAGAATTTGCTTCTAAATACTACAAAAAACAAGCTAAAAAAGTTCAAGTTGTTGGAACCGATAAAGATGATAAATTCATTATTAAACGATTAAATGATAATGAAACTAGTATTGAAATCTTTAGAAAAGACAACAAAATATTTAGTAGAATTTTCTTAACTGATGAAACAGATGAAGTTCAATTATATGGATTAAATGGAGATGATGAGTTTTACATTTCTGGTGACGTTGATGACAGTATTTTAATTCGTTTAATTGGTGGACAAAACCACGATGTTTATGAGGACTCATCTTCTGTTTCTGGATGGAGCAAGAAAACAAAAGTTTACGATTATCTTTCTAAGAAAAATACGGTTAAAGGAGGAAAAGAATTACACGATTTAAGAGAAGACAATTATTTCAAAAACACCTATAATCATAGAGATATTGAAAATAATACAACACTTATTTTCCCTAGTTTAGGATTCAACCCAGATGATGGATTCTTCTTTGGTGTGAATGCTACACATACTCGATATGGCTTTAAGAAAAGACCATTTGATAATCGTCATAATATTACCGCAAATTTCTATTCTGCTACTAGCGGTTTTGACATCAATTATACAGGTGAATTTGCAGAATTTATAGGAAATTGGATGTTAGAATTAAAAGCAAGAGCTACAAGTAGCAATTATGCATTTAACTTCTTTGGTTTTGGAAATAAAACTGTATTTCCAGAGGCTACAGATTTAGATTTTTATCGTGTAAAAAGAGAAGAGTTTACATTTTTACCATCTTTAGTTCGACAGTTTAATTGGGGAAGTACATTAAAATTTACAGGAACGTTTGAAGCTATTAAGGTTGAGAATACTCCTGGAAGAAACATCACAAACTTTACCAATGGAGTAACCAATATTTTTGATAGAAACTACTTTGTTGGTGGAGAAGTAAACTTCAATCATAACAGAACTGACAACAATAGTTTTCCTACAAAAGGAATGAATTTCGACTTAATCATGGGTGCTAAAATGAACGCAGAAAACACGGATCGTCATTTTGGGTATTTAAGAACTTCATTAGCTATTTACCAAAATTTAGTATCCAACAGAAGTTTAGTTTTTGCTTCTGAAATTGGAAGTCATTTAAATTTTAAAAACCGATTTGAAATTTATCATGCAGCAAGTTTAGGAGGAAATAGATCTTTAAGAGGTTACAACAATCAACGTTTTACTGGATCTGAAAGCTTTTATCATTCTAACGACCTGAGATTACGTTTAGGAAGCATTAAAGCTTTTATTCCTATGCGAGTAGGAATTACGGGTGGTTTCGATTACGGAAAAGTATGGAGTCCTTTTGCTCCTACAAATTCTGAATCTTGGAACTCAAGTTATGGAGGATCTTTTTGGTTAAGTGGACTCGATATGTTTACTATGAATTTAGCCATGTTTAATGGAAATGATGGTGGTCGATTTACATTTAGCGTAGGTTTTAATTTTTAA
- a CDS encoding DUF423 domain-containing protein — MTQQIVLATASIFGALSIVLGAFGAHALKKKLTSEQLASFETGVKYQMYHAIVLLVLGFNFNSNFSNAALFIIIGTILFSFSIYGLVLSDAFGKKMKFLGPITPIGGLCLLVGWVLVFLHCLA, encoded by the coding sequence ATGACACAACAAATCGTATTAGCAACGGCTTCAATTTTTGGAGCGTTATCAATTGTATTAGGAGCATTTGGAGCTCATGCTTTAAAGAAAAAATTAACTTCAGAACAATTGGCAAGTTTTGAAACTGGTGTTAAATATCAGATGTATCACGCCATAGTATTACTAGTTCTAGGCTTTAATTTTAATTCAAACTTTAGTAACGCAGCACTATTTATCATAATCGGAACAATACTCTTTTCTTTTAGTATTTATGGATTAGTACTATCGGATGCTTTTGGAAAAAAAATGAAATTCTTAGGTCCTATAACTCCAATAGGTGGATTGTGTTTATTAGTGGGTTGGGTTTTAGTTTTTCTTCATTGTTTAGCTTAA
- a CDS encoding Lacal_2735 family protein — protein MFGLFKKKSEKEKLQKLYAKLLADAHKLSTSNRKLSDDKVYEAEQVMKRIETIEKQSQND, from the coding sequence ATGTTTGGTTTATTTAAAAAGAAATCCGAGAAAGAAAAACTTCAGAAATTATATGCTAAATTGTTAGCAGATGCTCATAAATTATCTACCTCAAACAGAAAATTGAGTGATGATAAAGTTTATGAAGCGGAGCAAGTGATGAAACGCATTGAAACAATAGAAAAACAGTCTCAAAATGACTAA
- a CDS encoding DUF2452 domain-containing protein — protein MTKKKKPDAVVYNTETDRYDAALKPYATSVGAPVITPTDTTAWKNRSINKVNHKIKTKYLELKAEYERMMQEFEYNNLILNANFSFEPIIGETYHLYLNKKEEHFLSLIAPEHCNFNYVGSFLLNADQIWEKV, from the coding sequence ATGACTAAAAAGAAGAAACCAGATGCCGTTGTTTACAACACAGAAACGGATCGTTACGATGCAGCGTTAAAACCTTACGCAACTTCAGTTGGTGCTCCAGTTATTACCCCAACAGATACAACTGCATGGAAAAACCGCAGTATAAATAAGGTTAACCATAAGATTAAAACAAAATACTTAGAGCTAAAAGCTGAATACGAACGTATGATGCAAGAGTTCGAATACAACAACTTAATTCTAAACGCTAATTTCTCTTTTGAACCTATTATTGGTGAAACCTATCACCTTTATCTGAATAAGAAAGAGGAACATTTTTTATCGTTAATCGCTCCGGAGCACTGCAATTTTAATTATGTCGGTAGTTTTCTATTAAACGCCGATCAAATCTGGGAAAAAGTTTAG
- a CDS encoding NAD(P)/FAD-dependent oxidoreductase, which yields MASEKSKTIHIIGAGISGLIAAQILENHGYAPKVIEATDSEGGRVKTDTVHGYNLDHGFQVLLTSYPAAQKYLNYKDLDLQYFLPGATIFKNNSISTIGDAFRNFGLLIPTILSTKVSINDKFKILKLNRILKQKSIEDIFSEKETTTLQYLEKFGFSQKTIQNFFIPFFSGIFLETKLSTSSRMFEFVYKMFGTGYAAIPKAGIGEIPKQLKNNLSATTFVFNTKVTSVDNQTITLSNGETLESDQIIIATNPAKFITSKNSKKIAWKSCQTLYFETNKSVIKKPIIGLVANEDSLINNIFYSTSLPNTHTGKKQLLSVTVVRNHNLHESLLVKQVAKELETLCGITDVNFLKAYDIAKALPERDNLSYAPFSEEIKLDNHITLAGDYLCNGSLNAAMLSGELAAKTVIENLENQTIALE from the coding sequence ATGGCTTCTGAAAAAAGTAAAACAATCCATATCATCGGAGCAGGAATTAGTGGTTTAATTGCTGCACAAATTTTGGAAAATCACGGATATGCGCCAAAAGTAATCGAAGCTACGGACTCTGAAGGTGGAAGAGTTAAAACTGATACCGTTCATGGTTATAATTTAGATCATGGCTTTCAAGTATTACTTACATCTTACCCTGCAGCTCAAAAATATTTGAACTACAAAGATCTTGACTTACAATATTTTCTTCCAGGTGCAACAATCTTTAAGAACAATTCTATAAGTACAATCGGAGATGCTTTTCGAAACTTTGGATTATTAATTCCTACAATCTTATCAACCAAAGTTTCTATTAATGATAAGTTCAAAATTCTTAAGCTCAATAGAATTCTTAAACAGAAGTCGATAGAAGATATATTTTCAGAAAAAGAAACAACTACACTACAATATTTAGAGAAATTTGGATTCTCTCAAAAAACTATTCAAAACTTCTTTATTCCTTTTTTTAGTGGAATTTTTCTTGAAACTAAATTATCTACTTCAAGTAGAATGTTCGAGTTTGTATATAAGATGTTTGGTACAGGTTATGCTGCAATTCCGAAAGCTGGAATTGGAGAAATACCGAAACAACTAAAGAATAATTTATCCGCTACCACTTTCGTATTTAATACCAAAGTTACTTCTGTTGACAATCAAACTATAACTCTATCTAATGGTGAAACTTTAGAAAGTGATCAAATTATCATTGCAACAAATCCTGCAAAATTTATTACTTCTAAAAATTCAAAAAAGATAGCATGGAAATCTTGCCAGACTTTATATTTTGAAACTAACAAAAGTGTAATTAAAAAACCTATAATAGGTTTGGTTGCGAATGAAGATTCGTTAATTAACAATATTTTCTATTCTACTTCCTTACCTAATACACATACTGGTAAAAAACAGTTGTTATCGGTTACCGTTGTTCGCAATCATAATTTACACGAATCATTGCTAGTTAAACAGGTTGCAAAAGAACTGGAAACATTATGTGGAATAACTGATGTTAACTTTTTAAAAGCCTACGATATAGCAAAAGCTTTACCTGAGAGAGATAATTTAAGTTACGCTCCTTTTTCAGAAGAAATTAAATTAGACAACCACATCACATTAGCAGGTGATTATTTATGCAATGGATCTTTGAATGCTGCAATGTTATCTGGAGAATTAGCAGCCAAAACTGTTATTGAAAATCTAGAAAATCAAACTATTGCTTTGGAATAA
- a CDS encoding DUF2237 domain-containing protein: MELNVLGEPLQSCCTEPATGYFRDGYCRTASYDYGTHIVCAVMTDEFLEFTRKRGNDLSTPIPHWKFPGLKAGSKWCLCISRWLEAEKQGKAPKVILEATDKKALQYTTLEKLKSYEFIPKQ, encoded by the coding sequence ATGGAATTAAATGTATTAGGAGAACCATTACAAAGTTGTTGTACAGAACCAGCTACAGGATATTTTAGAGATGGTTATTGTCGTACTGCAAGTTACGATTATGGAACTCATATTGTATGCGCGGTAATGACGGATGAGTTTTTAGAATTTACGAGGAAAAGGGGTAACGATTTATCCACTCCAATTCCACATTGGAAATTCCCAGGATTAAAAGCAGGATCTAAATGGTGTTTATGTATTTCTCGTTGGCTAGAAGCTGAAAAACAAGGTAAAGCTCCAAAAGTTATTTTGGAAGCAACAGATAAAAAAGCATTGCAATATACAACTCTTGAAAAATTAAAATCTTACGAGTTTATTCCAAAGCAATAG
- a CDS encoding TPM domain-containing protein: MKKIKFLLFVLFLCIGIQLTNAQFEVPEKPDFQTSVYDYYKKQNTNNKESRGLLTQSERSYLEDKLVRYSDTTSTQIVVAIINSTNNESIGILTPRWAHEWGIGQEGKDNGVFVLLAKDDRKIWISPGYGVEHKLTAGINGQLIRNVIIPEFKKGDYYSGLDKGTDAIFEVLKGTYKGTRKKSKKSGGNFAFIIFIIIIIVFFILISRGGRGNGGRRYHSDSDSRDILETIILSNAGRGGYRRSGGFGGGFGGGFGGGSSGGGFGGGGFGGGFGGGGFSGGGAGGSW, translated from the coding sequence ATGAAAAAGATAAAATTTTTACTTTTTGTTCTGTTTCTCTGTATTGGAATACAACTTACAAACGCACAGTTTGAGGTTCCTGAGAAACCCGATTTTCAAACTAGTGTATACGATTATTACAAAAAACAAAATACTAATAATAAGGAAAGTAGAGGGTTATTAACCCAATCAGAGAGGTCTTATTTAGAAGATAAATTAGTTCGTTATTCTGATACTACTTCCACACAAATTGTTGTTGCAATTATAAATTCAACTAACAACGAAAGTATTGGGATTTTGACTCCAAGATGGGCACATGAATGGGGAATTGGACAAGAAGGAAAAGATAATGGTGTTTTTGTCTTATTAGCAAAAGATGATCGAAAAATATGGATTTCTCCTGGTTATGGTGTTGAGCACAAATTAACAGCAGGAATTAACGGTCAACTTATTCGAAATGTAATTATTCCTGAGTTTAAGAAGGGAGATTATTATAGCGGACTAGATAAAGGAACAGATGCGATTTTTGAAGTACTTAAAGGGACCTATAAAGGAACTCGAAAAAAATCGAAAAAGAGCGGAGGAAATTTTGCCTTTATAATTTTCATCATCATTATAATTGTCTTCTTTATTTTAATCTCACGAGGAGGAAGAGGAAATGGAGGTAGAAGATATCATTCAGATTCAGATTCACGAGACATTCTAGAAACCATAATTCTGAGTAATGCAGGTAGAGGTGGTTATCGACGAAGCGGTGGTTTCGGAGGCGGCTTCGGCGGCGGTTTTGGAGGCGGAAGCTCTGGTGGAGGTTTCGGCGGAGGCGGCTTTGGCGGCGGTTTCGGTGGCGGAGGTTTCAGTGGAGGTGGAGCTGGTGGAAGCTGGTAA
- a CDS encoding TPM domain-containing protein, with translation MSSVEKFLSLEEEQEIVQAIIKAERDTSGEIRVHIEKTTSISHFDRALEVFHKLKMDNTKQQNAVLIYIAVDDHQFVIYGDKGINEVVPGNFWESTKNVMQSLFKEGKFKQGIVEGVLQAGKELKAHFPWTTDDEDELPNEVSKG, from the coding sequence ATGTCGAGCGTAGAAAAATTTCTATCCTTAGAAGAAGAACAAGAAATTGTTCAAGCCATTATAAAAGCAGAACGAGATACTTCTGGTGAAATTCGAGTGCATATTGAGAAAACAACCTCAATATCACATTTTGATAGAGCACTAGAAGTATTTCATAAGCTTAAAATGGATAATACTAAGCAACAGAATGCGGTATTGATTTATATTGCTGTTGATGATCATCAGTTTGTGATCTATGGAGATAAAGGCATCAATGAAGTAGTTCCCGGTAATTTCTGGGAAAGCACTAAAAATGTTATGCAAAGTTTGTTTAAAGAAGGAAAGTTTAAACAAGGAATAGTTGAAGGAGTTTTACAGGCAGGAAAAGAACTGAAAGCACATTTTCCTTGGACTACTGATGATGAAGATGAATTACCAAACGAAGTATCTAAAGGATAA
- a CDS encoding LemA family protein has translation MKKWLVPLLVIGALVMYAYSSGKGFYNSTIKLNENIEEAWGNVQTAYQRRGDLIGNLVKTVQGAADFEKSTLTDVINARAKATQTTINAGDITPDKIAQFQQAQSGLSGALSKLLVSVERYPDLKANQNFLKLQDELASTENQILTARTRFNKAVKPYNNHVKSFPNNIFAGWFGFEDKPYFEADPGKENAPDVNFDFGNKK, from the coding sequence ATGAAAAAATGGTTAGTGCCATTATTGGTTATTGGTGCATTAGTTATGTATGCATATAGTTCAGGAAAAGGATTTTATAATTCTACTATTAAATTAAATGAAAATATTGAGGAAGCTTGGGGTAATGTTCAAACAGCTTACCAAAGAAGAGGTGATTTAATTGGGAACTTAGTAAAAACTGTTCAAGGAGCTGCAGACTTTGAAAAAAGCACATTAACTGATGTGATTAATGCAAGAGCAAAAGCAACACAAACAACAATTAACGCTGGAGACATTACACCAGATAAAATTGCACAATTTCAACAAGCTCAATCTGGATTAAGCGGAGCACTTTCTAAATTATTAGTGTCTGTTGAAAGATATCCTGATTTAAAAGCAAACCAAAACTTCTTGAAATTACAAGATGAATTAGCAAGTACTGAAAATCAAATTTTAACAGCAAGAACAAGGTTTAATAAAGCGGTAAAACCATATAATAATCACGTTAAGAGTTTTCCAAATAACATTTTTGCAGGATGGTTTGGTTTTGAAGATAAGCCATATTTTGAAGCAGATCCTGGTAAAGAAAATGCACCTGATGTTAATTTTGATTTTGGAAACAAAAAGTAA
- a CDS encoding MerR family transcriptional regulator — protein sequence MHVDLPEKRYYKIGEVAKAFNVNASLIRFWEGEFDIIKPKKNAKGNRLFTQQDVENFKLIYNLVKERGFTLDGAKQKLKQNPEKAVDNQEIISRLEAVKAELIRIKNQLE from the coding sequence ATGCACGTAGATTTACCTGAGAAAAGATACTACAAAATAGGAGAGGTGGCTAAGGCCTTTAATGTAAATGCATCTCTAATTCGTTTTTGGGAAGGAGAATTCGATATTATCAAACCTAAAAAGAATGCAAAAGGGAATCGATTGTTTACTCAACAAGATGTGGAGAACTTTAAACTGATATATAATTTAGTTAAAGAAAGAGGTTTTACGTTAGATGGAGCAAAGCAAAAGCTAAAGCAAAACCCAGAGAAGGCAGTAGATAATCAGGAAATAATTAGTAGATTAGAAGCGGTGAAAGCCGAGTTAATTAGGATAAAAAATCAATTAGAATAA
- a CDS encoding M23 family metallopeptidase, whose protein sequence is MAKVKYYYDPETLSYQQIEVRKRDKFKNTVIGLIGVVLVAFLGFVVLSQFLESPTEKAQRREMENLKLHYELLSKRMKETTDVLTDLQDRDNYIYRTYFEANPIPDEQRKAGFGGVNRYKNLEGFDNSEMIKTVTMDLDILSKQIVVQSKSLDEIVDLAKKKEKMLASIPAIKPIKNEDETRMASGFGMRLHPILKSWRMHNGMDFTAPTGTPIYASGNGQITRANRSATFGKVVYIEHGYGYKTVYAHMSKIVAKKGQKVKRGDLIGYVGNTGRSAAPHLHYEVHKNGRPINPIYYYYGDLSPEEFIAMQKASQELRQSFD, encoded by the coding sequence ATGGCAAAAGTAAAATATTATTATGACCCAGAGACACTTTCTTACCAACAGATTGAGGTAAGGAAAAGGGATAAATTTAAGAATACAGTCATTGGTTTGATTGGTGTTGTTCTTGTTGCGTTTCTTGGTTTCGTAGTATTGAGTCAGTTTTTAGAATCTCCTACAGAAAAAGCGCAACGAAGAGAAATGGAGAACTTAAAACTTCATTATGAGCTTTTAAGTAAAAGAATGAAGGAAACTACGGATGTTCTTACTGATCTTCAGGACAGAGATAATTACATTTATCGAACTTATTTTGAAGCTAATCCTATTCCGGATGAACAACGAAAAGCAGGATTCGGAGGAGTTAATAGATATAAAAACCTTGAAGGTTTTGATAATTCTGAGATGATTAAGACCGTAACTATGGATTTAGATATTTTGTCTAAACAAATAGTAGTTCAATCAAAATCATTAGACGAAATTGTAGATTTGGCTAAAAAGAAGGAGAAGATGTTAGCATCAATTCCTGCAATTAAGCCAATTAAAAACGAAGATGAAACGAGAATGGCCTCAGGTTTTGGAATGCGTTTACATCCAATTTTAAAGTCGTGGAGAATGCATAACGGAATGGATTTTACTGCACCAACAGGAACTCCTATTTATGCCTCAGGAAATGGACAAATCACAAGAGCAAACAGAAGTGCAACTTTTGGAAAAGTTGTTTACATAGAACACGGTTATGGTTATAAAACCGTATATGCACATATGAGTAAAATTGTCGCAAAAAAAGGGCAAAAAGTAAAGCGTGGAGATTTGATTGGTTATGTTGGAAACACAGGACGTTCAGCAGCTCCTCACTTACATTATGAAGTGCACAAAAACGGAAGACCAATTAATCCAATTTACTACTACTACGGAGATTTATCTCCAGAAGAATTTATAGCGATGCAAAAAGCATCTCAAGAGCTACGTCAATCTTTTGATTAA